Proteins found in one Herbiconiux sp. A18JL235 genomic segment:
- a CDS encoding gamma-glutamyl-gamma-aminobutyrate hydrolase family protein translates to MSSAPLLSIVSVTDARPHAPEYHAYSAMLAERTARGARRAGWRVERVAAADVSVATTLRRTERAAALVLLGGEDIAPEFYRAARGYRAEGAHAERADEAQIALVGRALGRHTPLLGICRGHQIIDVALGGTLVQDLGEHSGHRNDGVEIHRVMSDHEVELEPGSRLHGVLGGRVITRSAHHQAIDRLGEGLRVVARASDGLIEAVEHETAPITGVQWHPEDPRAPRGQLGALLAGLATPALRLAA, encoded by the coding sequence GTGTCGTCAGCCCCCCTGCTCAGCATCGTCTCCGTGACGGATGCGCGCCCGCACGCCCCTGAGTACCACGCGTACTCGGCGATGCTGGCAGAGCGCACCGCGCGGGGGGCGCGTCGCGCGGGCTGGCGGGTCGAGAGGGTGGCAGCAGCCGACGTCTCCGTCGCCACCACCCTTCGCCGCACCGAGCGCGCCGCGGCGCTGGTGTTGCTCGGGGGAGAGGACATCGCGCCCGAGTTCTACCGGGCGGCGCGCGGCTACCGCGCCGAGGGCGCCCACGCCGAGCGCGCCGACGAGGCGCAGATCGCGCTGGTCGGCCGGGCGCTCGGGCGGCACACGCCGCTCCTCGGCATCTGCCGCGGTCACCAGATCATCGACGTGGCCCTCGGCGGCACGCTCGTGCAAGACCTGGGTGAGCACTCGGGGCATCGCAACGACGGCGTCGAGATCCATCGGGTGATGAGCGACCACGAGGTCGAGCTGGAGCCGGGCTCGCGTCTGCACGGGGTTCTCGGCGGCCGGGTGATCACGCGGAGTGCGCACCATCAGGCCATCGACCGGCTGGGTGAGGGCCTCCGGGTCGTCGCCCGTGCATCCGACGGTCTGATCGAGGCGGTCGAGCACGAGACCGCGCCCATCACGGGTGTGCAGTGGCACCCCGAAGACCCGCGCGCGCCGCGTGGGCAGCTCGGTGCTCTCCTCGCCGGCCTGGCGACGCCCGCTCTCCGTCTCGCCGCCTGA
- a CDS encoding C40 family peptidase: protein MHTTVETSTGVVHARRRRAVRSSGALLAVGALVATLMAGSPAAATDYPSWDDVLAAKSSETAKSAQIAELQGLISGLEAEVSAAEAVADQAWQADQVAQQALTEGTRKADELRAGADAAAARSEESNRRAAALAGQFARSAGNDLTSRLMVSGDGSDDLLYQLGAMSKLSETSQGVFEKAKQDANTASSLSDQADVAQAELASLAAAADASLQAAVEAQKAVQGALLEQEKHQAELTVQLAALQQNTITTEAQYQAGVEAERQRRIAEEQAAAAAAAAAAEEEARNREAAGGGGGSSGGGGGGSSGGGGGGISVSPPAQSYSGQAVVDYAEQFVGVVPYGWGADPNDSFGCDGLTQYVYGQFGISLPRLVSRQAAMGVRVSPQDAQPGDLVVWPGAHIGIYDGHGGVIHSPDWGRYVTHATGLWGSYYFVRLV from the coding sequence ATGCACACCACCGTTGAGACGAGCACGGGCGTCGTTCACGCGCGCCGGCGCCGAGCCGTGAGGTCGTCCGGCGCGCTTCTGGCGGTGGGGGCCCTCGTCGCCACGCTGATGGCGGGCTCGCCCGCAGCCGCCACCGACTACCCGTCGTGGGACGACGTGCTCGCGGCCAAGTCGAGCGAGACGGCCAAGTCGGCGCAGATCGCCGAGCTGCAGGGGCTCATCAGCGGGCTCGAGGCCGAGGTCTCCGCCGCCGAAGCCGTGGCCGATCAGGCCTGGCAGGCCGACCAGGTGGCGCAGCAGGCGCTCACCGAAGGCACCAGGAAGGCCGACGAGCTGCGGGCCGGCGCCGATGCCGCCGCCGCCCGCTCAGAGGAGTCGAACCGGCGGGCCGCGGCCCTCGCCGGCCAGTTCGCGCGGAGCGCCGGCAACGACCTCACCTCGCGGCTCATGGTCTCGGGCGACGGCAGCGACGACCTGCTCTATCAGCTCGGCGCCATGTCGAAGCTCAGCGAGACCAGCCAGGGCGTGTTCGAGAAGGCGAAGCAGGATGCGAACACCGCGTCGTCGCTGAGCGACCAGGCCGACGTGGCCCAGGCCGAGCTCGCCTCCCTCGCGGCGGCTGCCGACGCGTCGCTGCAGGCCGCGGTCGAGGCGCAGAAGGCGGTGCAGGGGGCGCTGCTCGAGCAGGAGAAGCATCAGGCGGAGCTCACCGTGCAGCTCGCCGCCCTGCAGCAGAACACGATCACCACCGAGGCTCAGTACCAGGCCGGCGTCGAGGCCGAGCGCCAGCGGCGCATCGCCGAGGAGCAGGCGGCTGCGGCTGCGGCTGCTGCTGCTGCCGAGGAGGAGGCGCGGAACCGCGAGGCTGCCGGTGGCGGTGGCGGCTCGTCAGGCGGCGGCGGCGGTGGCTCGTCAGGCGGCGGTGGCGGCGGCATCTCGGTCTCTCCGCCCGCCCAGTCGTACAGCGGCCAGGCCGTCGTCGACTACGCCGAGCAGTTCGTCGGCGTCGTCCCCTACGGCTGGGGAGCAGACCCCAACGACAGCTTCGGTTGCGACGGTCTCACCCAGTACGTCTACGGCCAGTTCGGCATCTCCCTGCCGCGCCTGGTGAGCCGCCAGGCCGCGATGGGCGTGCGCGTGTCGCCCCAAGACGCCCAGCCCGGCGACCTCGTGGTGTGGCCCGGAGCCCACATCGGCATCTACGACGGCCACGGCGGCGTCATCCACTCACCCGACTGGGGCCGCTACGTCACCCACGCCACCGGCCTCTGGGGCAGCTACTACTTCGTCCGCCTCGTCTGA